cttataacatttttttttccgatgTTCTAAATTTCCATTATTGTACTCTATACATTTCATTTACATTGAGACATCAGACACGTAGAAAAAACATGcttaaaaacctaaataaCTAATTTTCCAAGGATCCAATGGagagtgaaaataaaaagagagaaagagaggcaTAATGTGGCCAAAAAGGTACAGAGGGAGCCACCAATGATAGATGAAGTTTTTTCCtatttcttttgtcttctcttccttcttcttataaaTTCCTCTACTCCTCCTTCACCATTTCCTCCTCCtcaccttctctctctcaacatctctctctttctctgtcttctctctgtctcaACGAGAATATGACTAACCAGAATGTCATCGTTTCCGACAGGAAACCCATCTTGGGTTTGAAAACCATCACTGTCTCTGTCTCTAACTCTCCTCTGTTCTCTAATTCCTTTCCCACTTACTTTAACTTCCCTCGTCGAAAGCTCTTGAAACTTCTTGAAGCAGCCGACAAAAACAACTTAGTTGTTGCTCCAAAGATTACGTCTATGATCGATTCCATGCGTGATTCTTCCCCTACACGTCTCAGATCCTCTTCCTATGACTCTGTTTCAGATAACGACGACAAAACATCTTGGATCGTACGTTAAATATTCGTACCTTaaatctaaattaattaacCCTTTTCAAGATTTTGGAATCTGATCATATAtgtcttgttttgtttaggttCGTTTTCCTTCGGCTTTAAATATGTTTGATGAGATTGTGAATGCTGCGAAAGGGAAACAGATTGTCATGTTTCTTGATTACGACGGAACTCTTTCTCCCATAGTTGAAGATCCCGACAAAGCTTTCATAACCCATGAGGTTTTTATTCTCTTCCtacaaaatatctttttgtggttaatttatttattaattatttttgttattagatttaataatgtatttttttcttacagatGAGAGAAGTCGTAAAAGACGTGGCTTCGAATTTCCCGACTGCTATTGTCACCGGGAGATCCATTGAGAAGGTACATTACATTTTTACCAAATATTGACTATTTTCTATATAACAGATcatttaatttacatattaatGGTAAAGACGATATATAACGTACgagtatgtttttgttataggTTCGTAGTTTTGTCCAAGTAAACGAGATTTACTACGCCGGAAGCCACGGCATGGACATTGAAGGTCCGACCAACGAAAATAGTAACGGCCAGGTGAGGACACAATGCAGAAAATCGACACACcacaaattttcttattttatttctaaaagttttttttttttttgttgttgtaatgaCCACAGAGTAATGAAAGAGTGCTATTCCAACCTGCTCGTGAATTTTTACCGATGATCGAGAAGGTACATTTTGAGATCTTTTAACATAACAAAACGAATTACGTACACGAggtaaaacagtaaaaaaagtatatttaacTTTGTCGGATATAAATAATTTCAGGTGGTTAATATTTtagaggaaaaaacaaaatggatcCCTGGGGCTATGGTGGAGAACAACAAGTTTTGTCTGTCCGTACATTTTCGACGTGTTGATGAGAAGGTAAGAACAAAACTGATGATGACAAAGAAACTTTCTCTTACTTGTAAAAATTAAGTGGtccaaattattatttttgtttcttaaccCAAAGTACTTAAGAACCTTACAAGACTTTTTCCTTGAAACGAAGTATTTTTTGGTAATGTGACACCTAAGTTTCAAATAAAGATTATTCGATATTTCATTTTTCCGCACTAATCACAAAGCAAAACATGCACTAGTGTTATTTTTCGTATTGATCATGATGTTAATGTGACCGTTTACCATATTACTCATATTTATCAGCAATGACTCGTTTCATTTagtaaacaaattatttatttacatgttTCTTTGTAACAGAGATGGCCTGCATTAGCTGAAGTAGTAAAATCAGTTCTTATTGATTATCCAAAGCTGAAACTAACCCAAGGTAGAAAGGTAAAATTAATCTTAATCTCCCTCTTTTTACTAGTCACTAGGCTAATTAAGTATTTATTACATCTTTATTTAATctatttcatttataaaatcaGGTACTTGAAATCCGCCCCACAATCAAATGGGACAAGGGCCAGGCACTcaattttttactaaaatcattAGGTGAGAGAGCCCCTCataaatcttatttatttttcatttcgaTATGAGAATTTAAAGATCTCAAGTTCTCATATCATTTATCGACTAATTAAAATAGGATATGAAAATTCGGATGATGTTGTGCCGGTGTATATCGGGGATGACCGTACTGACGAAGATGCGTTTAAGGTATAGTGACACTTAACTTATACGTATTCGTAACATCAGTTAATTAAgtctttttacattttgaacAATTTGATTCTATTACTGACGTAATAAATGAACTGTGTAATTCGATAGGTTTTACGTGAAAGGGGACAAGGTTTTGGGATTCTTGTCTCAAAAGTACCAAAGGACACCAATGCCTCTTATTCTCTTCAAGACCCTTCTCAGGTAAATTAAATCTTACTCTtctataaataatttgaagtttattgttaattaatttattaaattggaAACCATTTTATTGTACAGGTTAACAAGTTTCTGGAACGTTTAGTAGAATGGAAGAGGAAGACAGTGGGAGAAGAGTGAAAGACATGCAACATAATTACACAAATAACACCTGAGTTTTGAgtagattattaatttatataaacacCCTTTTTAAATTAGTAGATGCCTGGAGGGTGTTTCGGCCagaagtttttcttttaatctaCATCGAACCGAAAATTGTAAATTTCGTGTAACGATTtagaaatggaaaaatatattaataatttactCATTCTTATTTGACCTTTCCTTTGTTCACTTTCTTGTtgtacattttttctttcttttataactTTCATGGTTTAATTACTGAATATGGGATGATTTTTTTGATACTggaaaagttttaaaatgtactGTTGTAAACGAATAAATCAAACAGAGGAATATGCTTGTAGTATTGTTactatttttctattattataattaGTATATACTACctttaacaaaacattaataagAAAGAGTAGACATTAATGTCAGTTGTTACAGATGTTAAGACTGTGCGTAATACGTGTTTATAATCACTAGTAGTAAATAGATGGTCGCATGCATCAGTATACTTTATGAATATCCAGCAAAATCACCCATTAAATAACTAGCAAATTGTCACTGATCTTTTTGTCCAACATaccatttttggttttctttgtgAGATTCGAGAAACTACGTAAAATCACATGAATACATATGTATGTATTTAAGTACTACATATATAAGTATGATTAAAATGAAAGTGTTAGTtgtataaaagttttaaatagtttttaactgagtcacaaaaaaaaaatcttttaacacAAAAGGTATTAAAAAGGACTGCCTATAGGAGGCCCCCTCAAGTATATTGTTTTAACTGGGTTCCACCCAAATTCTTagtctctttttatttctcccTAATCAACTTAAATTCTTCTCAATTCcacctaatatatataatcccACGTAATTAACCAACATTAATCAAGCTGCTAAAATGcgatttaaaatcataaaatcacgttttaaaattaattagcCTCGATTAAACCGATAATCCTACCATAATCTATTAACCCAAATTGAAGCCACTGTATGAGAAAGaggtttcaaattttcttcttaaaacccaaaacaaaatcaatttagGCATtagacacacaaaaaaaaaaaacaatttggggAAAAACTTTATTAGGGTCGCACTcgcatattcttcttcttccttgcgactttttttttttctttggtgtgaACCCTGCAACTCTATTACTCGAACATCAAATTcgattttctttgattcttcttcttattcttcgtCTTGTGGTGGTGCTTCGTCGTGTGGTGGTGCTTGGAATCTTGGTTTGATCGAATCTGAAACGTAAATTGGTTGGAGTCTCATAATTTCCACAAAGATGTCGTAAGTgtttgttattgattttgtattaattttatcTTGTTCGGAATTGTATGTATTTGTTTGGATTAGTTGATATTTGAGAGTGATAAGTAGATGTTTGACGATGATGTTGATATGTTTTACAAATATAGTGACGGTGATGTCGAGTACAATGGGGGTAACGAATCAGAGAGTGAAGAGcggattgaagaagaaattgttagaaggaagaagaatacgaagaagaataagaaagagaagaagaaaaaggatgaagaagatccTCTTGAGCGTTTTGACTTTGAAGTAGATGATGGAGTAGCAAATTTCGAAGACGAGATACCGATAGGCCGAGATATAATTCCCGAGAGCTCAGATGAAGACGAGGATCCTATTTTGGTGAGGGATAGAAGAATCAGAAGGGCTATGGGTGATAAGTTTGTGATTGGAAGTACATTCTTCACAGGGATTGAGTTCAAAGAAGCTATTTTAGAGGTGACATTAAAGCACGGGCATAATGTTGTTCAAGATAGATGGGAAAAGGAGAAGATTTCATTCAAGTGTGGTATGAGCGGGAAATGTAAATGGAGAGTGTATTGTTCATATGATCCAGATAGGCAACTGTTTGTGGTTAAGACATCATGCACGTGGCATAGTTGCTCACCTAATGGGAAATGTCAGATCTTGAAGAGTCCTGTAATTGCTAGGTTGTTTTTGGACAAGCTGAGGCTAAATGAAAAGTTTATGCCTATGGATATTCAGGAATATATCAAAGAGCGTTGGAAAATGGTGTCTACAATCCCACAATGCCAAAGAGGTAGACTTCTTGCCCTCAAAATGCTTAAAAAGGAGTATGAGGAACAATTTGCTCATATCCGGGGATATGTTGAAGAAATTCATTCTCAAAACCCAGGGTCTGTTGCCTTCATTGATACATATCGAAATGAAAAAGGTGAAGATGTGTTCAATAGGttttatgtatgttttaaTATACTTAGAACACAATGGGCTGGATCTTGTAGACCTATTATAGGACTAGATGGTACATTTTTGAAAGTTGTTGTGAAAGGAGTTCTATTGACTGCAGTTGGTCACGATCCAAACAATCAAATCTATCCAATTGCTTGGGCTGTGGTACAATCTGAGAATGCCGAGAACTGGTTGTGGTTTGTCcagcaaataaaaaaggacTTGAACCTAGAGGATGGCAGTCGGTTTGTCATTCTATCAGATCGCTCAAAGGTAAGAATCTCATCTCATTCCCTTTGTATATTGGTATGTAACGAAGTTCTCattatgtttttcaaattgtttaaCAGGGTCTTCTGAGTGCTGTTAAACAAGAATTGCCAAATGCTGAACATAGAATGTGTGTGAAGCATATTGTAGAGAATCTAAAGAAGAACCATGCCAAGAAGGATATGCTAAAGACATTAGTCTGGAAATTGGCTTGGAGTTACAATGAGAAGGAGTATGGGAAGAATCTCAATAACTTGAGATGCTATGATGAAGCATTGTACAATGATGTCTTGAATGAGGAACCACATACTTGGTCAAGGTGTTTCTATAAGCTCGGTAGTTGTTGTGAGGATGTTGACAACAATGCTACCGAGTCATTCAACTCAA
This sequence is a window from Arabidopsis thaliana chromosome 1 sequence. Protein-coding genes within it:
- the TPPB gene encoding trehalose-6-phosphate phosphatase; the encoded protein is MTNQNVIVSDRKPILGLKTITVSVSNSPLFSNSFPTYFNFPRRKLLKLLEAADKNNLVVAPKITSMIDSMRDSSPTRLRSSSYDSVSDNDDKTSWIVRFPSALNMFDEIVNAAKGKQIVMFLDYDGTLSPIVEDPDKAFITHEMREVVKDVASNFPTAIVTGRSIEKVRSFVQVNEIYYAGSHGMDIEGPTNENSNGQSNERVLFQPAREFLPMIEKVVNILEEKTKWIPGAMVENNKFCLSVHFRRVDEKRWPALAEVVKSVLIDYPKLKLTQGRKVLEIRPTIKWDKGQALNFLLKSLGYENSDDVVPVYIGDDRTDEDAFKVLRERGQGFGILVSKVPKDTNASYSLQDPSQVN
- the TPPB gene encoding trehalose-6-phosphate phosphatase (trehalose-6-phosphate phosphatase (TPPB); CONTAINS InterPro DOMAIN/s: HAD-superfamily hydrolase, subfamily IIB (InterPro:IPR006379), Trehalose-phosphatase (InterPro:IPR003337); BEST Arabidopsis thaliana protein match is: Haloacid dehalogenase-like hydrolase (HAD) superfamily protein (TAIR:AT1G22210.1); Has 2381 Blast hits to 2375 proteins in 857 species: Archae - 41; Bacteria - 1374; Metazoa - 220; Fungi - 153; Plants - 455; Viruses - 0; Other Eukaryotes - 138 (source: NCBI BLink).); protein product: MTNQNVIVSDRKPILGLKTITVSVSNSPLFSNSFPTYFNFPRRKLLKLLEAADKNNLVVAPKITSMIDSMRDSSPTRLRSSSYDSVSDNDDKTSWIVRFPSALNMFDEIVNAAKGKQIVMFLDYDGTLSPIVEDPDKAFITHEMREVVKDVASNFPTAIVTGRSIEKVRSFVQVNEIYYAGSHGMDIEGPTNENSNGQSNERVLFQPAREFLPMIEKVVNILEEKTKWIPGAMVENNKFCLSVHFRRVDEKRWPALAEVVKSVLIDYPKLKLTQGRKVLEIRPTIKWDKGQALNFLLKSLGYENSDDVVPVYIGDDRTDEDAFKVLRERGQGFGILVSKVPKDTNASYSLQDPSQVNKFLERLVEWKRKTVGEE